In Nostoc sp. UHCC 0926, a single genomic region encodes these proteins:
- a CDS encoding pentapeptide repeat-containing protein — translation MDAEELLQRYAAGERDFTRANLSNIDLSGADLREINLTSAVLEGANFDGADLSRAILRQAKMTGVSLFSTNLEEADLRGAKLFDAGLRETNLRSANLEGASLIETTLRDVNLEGANLKGISWGDTSWLINANLRGAFWEDIDGYPLRRDTIMPNGEIVTDEIELPDGSKITL, via the coding sequence ATGGATGCTGAAGAGTTGCTCCAGCGTTACGCTGCTGGAGAGAGAGATTTTACCAGGGCTAACTTGAGTAATATCGATTTGAGTGGTGCTGACTTGAGAGAGATTAACTTGACTAGTGCTGTTCTGGAAGGAGCTAATTTTGATGGGGCTGATCTCAGTCGAGCAATTTTGAGACAAGCGAAAATGACTGGGGTTAGTCTCTTCAGCACTAATCTGGAAGAAGCTGACTTGAGAGGAGCTAAATTGTTTGATGCTGGACTGAGAGAAACTAACCTCAGAAGTGCCAACTTGGAAGGAGCGAGTTTGATAGAAACTACTTTGCGTGATGTTAATCTGGAAGGGGCTAACCTCAAAGGTATTAGCTGGGGAGACACTTCCTGGCTGATTAATGCTAACCTCAGAGGAGCTTTTTGGGAAGATATTGATGGATATCCCCTCAGGCGAGATACCATTATGCCCAACGGAGAGATTGTCACTGACGAGATTGAATTGCCTGATGGCTCCAAAATCACTCTCTAG
- the rnc gene encoding ribonuclease III — MHKLLIFHDEKLLRRSLTHRSYVHENPGEGEHNERLEFLGDALLNFLSGEYLYNCHAEMGEDELTRRRSALVDEKQLAKFAEEVGLDFRMRLGKGAIRDGGYQNPNLLSSTFEAVLGAYYLDKNSDIDAVRAIIEPLFDSVDPKHIVVSRSNVDSKNRFQEWVQRNVTPTPPKYFTEHIGGPSHAPEFIAKVLVDGTIYGEGKGRNKKDAEKAAAEDALAKLKKQGLL; from the coding sequence ATGCACAAACTTCTGATATTCCATGATGAAAAACTTCTCCGCCGTTCGCTTACCCACCGTTCTTATGTCCATGAAAACCCTGGAGAAGGCGAACATAACGAACGCTTAGAGTTTCTGGGTGATGCTTTGCTGAATTTCTTAAGTGGCGAGTATCTATATAATTGTCACGCAGAAATGGGAGAAGATGAATTAACGCGGCGGCGTTCGGCGCTGGTAGATGAGAAGCAATTGGCAAAGTTCGCCGAGGAAGTAGGTTTAGACTTTAGGATGCGGTTAGGAAAAGGCGCTATTCGAGACGGAGGCTACCAAAATCCTAATTTGCTCAGTAGCACCTTTGAAGCAGTCCTTGGTGCTTACTATTTGGATAAAAATTCAGATATTGATGCAGTTCGCGCAATTATAGAACCGCTATTTGATTCCGTAGATCCTAAGCATATAGTTGTGTCTCGTTCTAATGTAGACTCAAAAAATCGCTTTCAAGAATGGGTGCAACGCAATGTTACCCCAACTCCTCCTAAATATTTCACAGAACACATAGGAGGCCCTTCTCACGCGCCAGAATTCATCGCAAAAGTATTGGTAGATGGAACAATTTACGGGGAAGGTAAAGGACGCAATAAGAAAGATGCAGAGAAAGCTGCTGCTGAGGATGCGCTAGCTAAGTTAAAAAAACAAGGTTTATTGTAA
- a CDS encoding dienelactone hydrolase family protein encodes MKEITRRKFIATASVATGFALAVQPISAEVITTDAKGLVAGAVKIPVKDGEIPAYRAVPATGDNFPIVLVIQEIFGVHEHIQDITRRFAQLGYLAIAPELFIRQGDVSKLSSTDEIRPIVAKVPDAQVLSDLDATVDWAVKSAKGNANKLAITGFCWGGRITWLYAAHNPKLKAGVAWYGRLVGDATELQPKYPIDIASKLTVPILGLYGGKDTGIPLDTVEQMRDRLKSSSSKSEIIVYPDAPHAFFADYRPSYREKEAKEGWKRLLAWFKEHGV; translated from the coding sequence ATGAAAGAAATAACACGCCGCAAATTTATTGCAACAGCCAGTGTGGCGACGGGTTTTGCCTTGGCCGTGCAACCCATTTCTGCCGAAGTGATCACCACTGATGCCAAGGGGTTGGTAGCTGGTGCAGTGAAAATTCCTGTTAAAGATGGGGAAATTCCTGCCTATAGAGCAGTACCTGCCACTGGTGACAATTTCCCGATTGTCCTGGTGATCCAGGAAATCTTTGGAGTCCACGAGCATATTCAGGATATCACTCGTCGCTTTGCTCAGTTGGGGTATTTGGCGATCGCACCCGAATTATTCATCCGTCAGGGGGATGTATCAAAATTAAGCAGCACAGACGAAATTCGCCCAATTGTAGCCAAAGTGCCAGATGCCCAGGTGTTATCGGATCTCGATGCCACGGTAGACTGGGCGGTGAAATCAGCTAAGGGTAATGCCAATAAATTGGCGATTACAGGCTTCTGCTGGGGCGGCCGGATTACCTGGTTGTATGCAGCACACAATCCGAAGCTGAAAGCAGGTGTGGCGTGGTATGGGCGACTGGTGGGTGATGCTACCGAACTTCAGCCCAAGTATCCCATTGATATTGCATCAAAACTGACAGTTCCCATTCTCGGACTCTATGGTGGTAAGGATACGGGTATTCCTTTAGATACAGTAGAGCAGATGCGCGATCGCCTAAAGTCCAGCAGCAGCAAATCTGAAATTATCGTCTACCCCGATGCACCCCATGCTTTTTTTGCCGATTATCGCCCCTCCTACCGCGAGAAAGAAGCTAAGGAAGGTTGGAAACGTCTTTTGGCATGGTTTAAAGAGCATGGCGTGTAA
- a CDS encoding class I SAM-dependent methyltransferase: MATILRDWSYRYQWLYDSISRLAALSVGGEARFRQLALQGLTIHSETQVLDLCCGSGQTTQFLVKFSQNVTGLDASPKSLERARQNVPLASYVEAFAEKMPFADNLFDVVHTSVALHEMQPEQLRKIINEVYRVLKPGGVFTLVDFHAPTNPIFWPGISVFLLLFETETAWELLKTDLAKLLTETGFEASEPTLYAGGSLQVIQAKK, encoded by the coding sequence ATGGCAACAATTTTAAGGGATTGGAGTTACCGCTATCAGTGGCTGTATGATAGTATCTCTCGGTTAGCAGCCTTAAGTGTAGGTGGTGAAGCCCGTTTTCGGCAACTTGCTTTGCAAGGCTTAACAATTCACTCAGAAACTCAGGTCTTAGATTTATGTTGCGGCAGTGGTCAAACGACGCAATTTTTGGTAAAATTTTCACAAAATGTAACAGGATTGGACGCCTCACCCAAGTCTTTGGAACGGGCGCGGCAAAATGTACCATTAGCTTCCTATGTTGAAGCTTTTGCCGAGAAGATGCCATTTGCAGATAATCTGTTTGATGTGGTGCATACTAGCGTCGCACTACACGAGATGCAGCCTGAGCAATTGCGAAAAATTATTAATGAAGTTTATCGGGTGTTGAAACCAGGAGGGGTATTTACGCTCGTGGATTTTCATGCTCCTACGAATCCGATATTTTGGCCTGGTATATCGGTGTTTTTGTTGTTGTTTGAGACGGAAACAGCTTGGGAATTGTTGAAAACCGATTTGGCTAAGTTGTTAACTGAGACTGGGTTTGAAGCGAGTGAGCCAACTTTGTATGCAGGTGGGAGTTTGCAAGTTATACAGGCGAAGAAGTGA
- the hemH gene encoding ferrochelatase, translating into MGRVGVLLLNLGGPDKLEDVGPFLYNLFSDPEIIRLPFRWLQKPLAWFIASRRLKTSQENYKQIGGGSPLRRITEAQGEALKEQLGYLGQEANIYVGMRYWHPYTEEAIAQLTQDNIENLVILPLYPQFSISTSGSSFRLLEKLWQEDPKLQQIDYTVIPSWYKQPGYLQAMAELIAQELDQFPNPDDVHIFFSAHGVPKSYVEEAGDPYQQEIEECTALMMQTLNRPNVHTLAYQSRVGPVEWLQPYTEDALKELGAQGVKDLVVVPISFVSEHIETLQEIDIEYREVAEESGIHNFRRVPAPNTHPVFINALADLVIDALKNPSFKLSQAAQMKKRVKMYPQERWEWGLTTSAEVWNGRIAMLGFIALIIELITGHGFLHMIGLLQ; encoded by the coding sequence ATGGGTCGTGTAGGCGTCTTATTACTCAATCTCGGTGGCCCTGATAAGCTAGAGGATGTCGGGCCGTTTTTGTACAACCTATTTTCCGATCCGGAAATTATTCGCCTACCATTTCGCTGGTTGCAAAAGCCCCTAGCCTGGTTTATTGCCTCGCGGCGACTCAAAACCTCTCAAGAAAATTATAAGCAAATCGGTGGTGGTTCCCCACTGCGGCGAATTACAGAAGCGCAAGGGGAAGCTCTAAAAGAACAGTTGGGTTATTTGGGGCAAGAAGCCAATATCTACGTGGGAATGCGTTATTGGCATCCCTATACAGAAGAAGCGATCGCACAGCTTACCCAAGATAATATAGAAAACCTGGTAATCTTACCACTATATCCCCAGTTTTCTATCAGCACCAGTGGTTCTAGCTTCCGGCTTTTAGAAAAGCTTTGGCAAGAAGACCCAAAGCTTCAACAGATTGATTATACCGTCATTCCTTCCTGGTACAAACAACCAGGTTACCTCCAAGCAATGGCGGAACTCATAGCCCAAGAACTCGATCAGTTTCCTAATCCAGACGACGTTCATATATTCTTCAGTGCTCACGGCGTTCCTAAAAGCTACGTTGAGGAGGCTGGCGACCCTTACCAGCAAGAAATTGAGGAATGTACTGCCCTGATGATGCAGACCCTCAATCGGCCCAATGTCCACACCTTAGCTTACCAAAGTCGCGTCGGTCCAGTAGAATGGCTCCAACCCTATACTGAAGATGCCCTCAAAGAACTAGGTGCACAAGGTGTAAAGGATTTGGTTGTCGTGCCGATCAGTTTTGTCTCAGAACACATTGAGACACTGCAAGAAATTGATATTGAGTATCGGGAAGTAGCAGAAGAATCAGGAATTCACAACTTCCGTCGCGTTCCTGCTCCCAATACCCATCCAGTGTTTATTAATGCACTTGCAGACCTGGTGATTGATGCGCTGAAAAACCCCAGTTTCAAGCTTTCGCAAGCTGCCCAAATGAAAAAAAGGGTGAAAATGTACCCCCAAGAGCGTTGGGAATGGGGTCTGACTACTAGCGCTGAAGTATGGAATGGTCGGATTGCTATGCTGGGCTTCATTGCCTTAATCATCGAGCTGATTACCGGTCACGGCTTCTTGCATATGATTGGGCTTTTGCAGTAA
- a CDS encoding DUF4126 domain-containing protein, with product MIEILATLSASAAAGMRIGTSLLIIGLLQGSNLWSQVPILSHISPPILLGCLICWSLIELLASKKLRGQRLLQLVQLLMSPVVGAIMGLAVATATATPNWLIALIGGLLALVLQLVQVGWFYRLRGLPLWAVFLQDTLCVALVLFAFDAPWQGGLIALTLLWFAVHSAKQWYDWYWQKS from the coding sequence ATGATTGAAATCCTAGCCACACTTTCAGCTTCTGCGGCAGCAGGAATGAGAATAGGTACATCTCTGCTGATCATTGGATTATTGCAGGGTAGTAACTTGTGGTCGCAAGTTCCAATTTTATCTCACATTTCTCCACCAATCTTATTAGGCTGCCTCATCTGTTGGTCGTTAATTGAATTATTAGCCTCAAAAAAGTTACGGGGGCAAAGATTGCTACAACTAGTTCAGTTATTAATGTCTCCCGTCGTGGGAGCAATTATGGGGTTAGCAGTAGCTACCGCAACAGCAACGCCAAACTGGCTCATTGCCTTAATTGGGGGTTTGTTAGCTTTGGTACTCCAGCTAGTTCAAGTTGGTTGGTTCTATCGGTTACGTGGCTTACCGTTGTGGGCAGTCTTTCTTCAAGATACCTTGTGTGTTGCTCTAGTACTTTTTGCCTTTGATGCTCCCTGGCAAGGAGGATTAATTGCTTTAACACTGCTCTGGTTTGCAGTTCATAGCGCCAAGCAGTGGTATGACTGGTATTGGCAGAAAAGTTAG
- a CDS encoding universal stress protein, producing MLARLQSATGRNDLIEQMVLLPEPKKSFSIKPQQAKAVNLIVAYDASPNSHTALDIAFWIAHQTRLATNAQVTVQAVYVLEDNSKSQYPNILSFPIQQPSLECEVSEVSKSVTLVLTQPQLQTVVTPLQQADIILWQARSLAEEWQGSFKSHLRFGCISTELKKVVESEAADILFLGCQSINHPMIEALGSNFPCAVLGIPSCIDE from the coding sequence ATGTTAGCACGTCTGCAAAGTGCCACAGGTCGAAATGACTTAATTGAACAAATGGTACTATTGCCAGAACCAAAAAAATCTTTTTCTATAAAACCTCAACAAGCAAAAGCAGTTAATTTAATTGTTGCCTATGACGCATCTCCTAACAGTCATACGGCACTAGATATTGCTTTCTGGATTGCCCATCAAACGCGTTTAGCCACCAATGCACAAGTTACAGTTCAAGCCGTTTATGTGCTAGAAGACAATTCAAAAAGCCAGTATCCAAATATCTTGAGTTTTCCAATACAACAGCCTTCATTAGAGTGTGAAGTCAGTGAAGTATCAAAGTCTGTCACACTGGTATTAACTCAACCCCAATTGCAGACAGTGGTAACTCCCCTGCAACAAGCAGATATAATTCTTTGGCAAGCCCGGAGTCTGGCTGAAGAATGGCAGGGTTCTTTTAAATCTCATTTGCGGTTTGGCTGCATTTCCACAGAACTTAAGAAAGTTGTTGAATCAGAAGCTGCCGATATTCTGTTTCTCGGTTGCCAATCTATTAATCATCCGATGATTGAGGCATTAGGTTCTAATTTCCCCTGCGCCGTTTTGGGTATTCCCAGTTGTATTGATGAATAA
- a CDS encoding ABC transporter ATP-binding protein yields the protein MEYTSLPINTQSEVLSRPGFLEIENLVKSYPTPDKDNFVVLDGVNLTIGEDEYISVIGHSGCGKSTLLKIVAGLEKATSGSVRLDGQEIRQPGAERMVVFQNYSLLPWLTVRENIRLAVDEVLKNANKSEKISIVNQHLAMVNLTAAADKYPDEISGGMKQRVGIARALAIQPKMLLMDEPFGALDALTRGKLERQVLDIWENNRQAVMMITHDVDEAIYMSDRIVLMTNGPGASIGEILEVPFERPRDRAAMRNSKEYFEFRNYALNFLDRYFAQDE from the coding sequence ATGGAATATACCTCATTACCTATTAATACCCAGAGCGAAGTTCTGTCCCGCCCTGGATTTTTAGAAATTGAAAATTTAGTCAAGTCTTATCCGACACCTGATAAAGATAATTTTGTCGTTTTAGATGGGGTTAATCTGACAATTGGTGAAGATGAATATATTTCTGTAATTGGTCACTCAGGTTGTGGAAAATCAACTCTACTAAAGATAGTAGCTGGTTTAGAAAAAGCCACTTCTGGCTCAGTTCGGCTAGATGGACAAGAAATTCGTCAGCCAGGAGCCGAAAGGATGGTGGTATTTCAGAACTATTCGCTGTTACCTTGGTTAACAGTACGAGAAAATATCCGTTTAGCCGTGGATGAAGTGTTAAAAAATGCTAATAAATCTGAAAAAATTAGCATTGTAAATCAGCACTTGGCAATGGTAAACTTGACGGCGGCGGCTGACAAATATCCTGATGAAATTTCTGGAGGGATGAAACAACGAGTAGGTATTGCCAGAGCTTTAGCAATTCAGCCCAAAATGTTGCTGATGGATGAACCTTTTGGGGCACTAGATGCACTAACTCGTGGCAAATTGGAGCGGCAAGTATTAGATATTTGGGAAAATAATCGGCAAGCAGTGATGATGATTACCCACGATGTAGATGAAGCAATTTATATGTCCGATCGCATCGTATTGATGACTAATGGCCCGGGTGCTAGTATAGGGGAGATATTGGAAGTTCCTTTTGAGCGTCCACGCGATCGCGCCGCTATGCGAAACTCAAAAGAATATTTTGAATTCCGCAACTACGCCTTAAATTTCCTTGATCGATATTTTGCCCAAGACGAGTAA
- a CDS encoding sensor histidine kinase: MDFSQVLAEKTDTIIDKWIAAVRKDRRIESADDLSYTAVKDHIPDVLKAMVTVLSKHQDNDIKSIVTASFQHGAIRAEQGFDPAEIAREYHLLRTVIFDAIQPDLLNGTPVEIIRSMRLIDAIIDEAIARCFKSYVEERLRELQQLQSSLTLHNQELTRLISANQEYLSQLAHELKHPLTSIIGYSDLFLRQQRRKTQVKDTSANLEHIERVLRNGRQLLHLINDVLELSRYDAGQIKLHLASTDVRELINNVCEMLEPLAAGKNLKIVVDCDRVPKELITDSFQFQQIATNLISNAIRYTELGTVIIMCQVLENQRWAIAVCDTGIGIAPENQAQIFEPYFRVSFSDRPYLPDSTGLGLAIVSRLVKLLQGTINLVSEVGVGSTFTVILPLEIES; encoded by the coding sequence ATGGATTTTAGTCAAGTACTGGCTGAAAAAACGGACACCATCATAGATAAATGGATTGCAGCAGTTCGCAAGGATAGACGGATTGAAAGTGCTGATGACCTATCTTATACAGCGGTAAAGGATCATATCCCTGATGTTTTGAAAGCAATGGTAACGGTGCTTTCAAAACATCAGGATAATGATATTAAGTCAATAGTTACTGCCAGTTTTCAGCATGGGGCTATTCGAGCGGAACAAGGTTTTGATCCAGCAGAAATTGCTAGAGAATATCATTTACTACGAACAGTAATATTTGATGCTATACAACCAGATTTATTGAACGGAACACCTGTAGAGATAATTCGTTCTATGCGTTTGATTGACGCTATTATAGACGAAGCGATCGCTCGCTGTTTCAAAAGTTATGTTGAGGAGCGGTTGCGAGAATTACAGCAGTTGCAGTCATCACTAACACTCCATAATCAGGAACTCACACGCTTGATTAGCGCCAATCAAGAGTATCTTTCGCAACTAGCCCACGAATTGAAACATCCTCTAACTTCCATTATTGGTTACTCGGATCTGTTTTTACGCCAACAACGACGAAAGACACAGGTGAAGGATACCTCTGCCAATTTAGAACATATTGAGCGGGTACTACGCAATGGTAGACAATTACTCCACCTGATCAATGATGTATTAGAACTTTCGCGGTATGACGCAGGACAGATAAAGCTCCACCTAGCATCCACCGATGTGCGTGAATTAATCAATAATGTGTGTGAAATGTTGGAACCTTTAGCTGCTGGGAAAAATTTAAAAATCGTAGTAGATTGCGATCGCGTTCCCAAAGAATTAATCACAGATTCTTTTCAATTCCAACAAATTGCTACAAATCTTATCAGTAATGCGATTCGCTATACAGAGTTGGGGACTGTTATTATAATGTGTCAGGTGTTGGAGAACCAGAGATGGGCGATCGCAGTTTGTGACACTGGAATTGGCATTGCACCCGAAAACCAAGCCCAGATATTTGAACCCTACTTTCGCGTCAGTTTTAGCGATCGTCCCTATCTCCCTGATAGCACAGGATTGGGATTAGCGATCGTTTCCCGCTTGGTGAAACTACTACAAGGTACAATTAACCTAGTATCTGAAGTGGGAGTTGGTTCTACCTTTACGGTAATTTTGCCTTTAGAAATAGAGAGTTGA
- a CDS encoding ABC transporter substrate-binding protein — protein sequence MGDNNWTRRDFIKGIGATTTGIALSSCGISGDRSAKGLTEEALAVQPVVRSQDLEKSEITVGYVPVNDCAPFAIAWKKGFFRKYGLNVTLNREASWATSRDGLIFGRLDASPVVSGAVTNARIGAEGARHAPLCAAMTIHRHGNAMTMNKAMWDFGLRPWYEYQEKYGDGALEAFGRDFRGYFDQQPPERKVWAVVLSSAIYEYFVRYISAAAGVDPLKEFRIIIVPPPQMVTNVRIGAMQAYMVAEPWNTRAITGNENIGFTFAQGKEVWLGHPDRLLGVMESFIDKYPKTYRSLVKAMIEACQYCSKVENRQEVAELITDRSFTGARPKKKDAPIAKFTSPGILGNYNYGGFDGKDRTIKAADTTIFFDIPDNLPKQPGEHSTFLWRSRSIWLMTQAARWGQIKKFPKNAEKLAAQGWRTDLYREIASEMGIKCPKDDYKVEPPEVFIDKKGFDPSDPVGYLNSFAIRANAPTNFFMS from the coding sequence ATGGGTGATAATAACTGGACTCGACGAGACTTTATCAAAGGAATAGGAGCAACCACAACGGGAATAGCCCTGTCCTCCTGTGGAATTTCAGGAGATAGATCCGCCAAAGGACTAACTGAAGAAGCCTTAGCTGTTCAACCAGTAGTTAGATCCCAAGACCTAGAAAAATCTGAGATCACGGTTGGTTACGTTCCCGTTAATGATTGTGCGCCATTTGCGATCGCCTGGAAAAAAGGCTTCTTCCGCAAATATGGTTTGAATGTCACACTCAACCGCGAAGCCAGTTGGGCCACCTCTCGCGACGGTCTAATTTTTGGTCGCCTAGATGCTTCACCCGTAGTATCTGGTGCAGTCACCAACGCTAGAATTGGTGCTGAAGGCGCACGCCACGCCCCCTTGTGTGCAGCCATGACCATTCACCGCCACGGTAACGCCATGACCATGAACAAAGCCATGTGGGATTTTGGGCTGCGTCCGTGGTATGAGTATCAAGAAAAATATGGTGATGGGGCTTTAGAAGCCTTTGGGCGCGATTTCCGAGGCTACTTTGACCAGCAGCCGCCAGAACGCAAAGTTTGGGCAGTTGTTCTAAGTTCTGCCATTTACGAATACTTTGTCCGCTACATATCTGCCGCCGCTGGTGTTGATCCGCTAAAAGAGTTTCGCATCATCATCGTTCCGCCGCCCCAAATGGTAACAAACGTGCGGATTGGTGCCATGCAAGCTTACATGGTTGCAGAACCCTGGAACACAAGGGCAATAACAGGTAATGAAAACATCGGCTTTACCTTCGCACAAGGTAAAGAAGTCTGGTTGGGACACCCAGATAGACTGTTAGGGGTGATGGAATCTTTCATCGACAAATATCCCAAAACCTATCGTTCCTTGGTGAAGGCAATGATTGAAGCTTGCCAGTATTGCAGCAAAGTCGAAAATCGCCAAGAAGTAGCTGAACTGATAACAGACCGTTCCTTTACAGGTGCTAGACCTAAAAAGAAAGATGCCCCAATCGCGAAGTTTACCAGTCCCGGAATTCTCGGCAACTACAACTATGGCGGCTTTGATGGCAAAGACCGCACCATCAAAGCCGCTGACACTACGATTTTCTTCGATATTCCTGACAACCTTCCCAAACAGCCAGGAGAACACTCCACATTTTTGTGGAGATCAAGAAGTATCTGGTTGATGACACAAGCAGCGCGGTGGGGACAAATTAAGAAATTTCCCAAAAATGCTGAAAAACTAGCTGCACAAGGTTGGAGAACAGATTTATATCGCGAGATAGCATCTGAAATGGGCATTAAATGTCCCAAGGATGATTACAAGGTCGAACCACCAGAAGTATTTATAGATAAGAAAGGTTTCGACCCCAGCGATCCTGTGGGTTATCTGAATAGTTTTGCCATCAGGGCTAACGCTCCCACTAACTTTTTCATGTCTTAA
- a CDS encoding DUF29 family protein: MTQELIDLRTCIQEGRYADALVIVDELEGMSKQAILRNIQTSLRILLIHLIKNQVEQQLTNSWVASIRNSLIEIKKLNLKDNKKSYYINLNEWDTYIEDEIEVAVPDASVEVLNGIYNEFQLTEMVDRNQIIQITLKFLGLTYSYSVKELPAVVAETLTQLPGGEDWKAGRR; this comes from the coding sequence ATGACACAGGAATTAATAGACCTCAGAACTTGTATTCAGGAAGGACGTTACGCAGATGCCTTGGTAATTGTTGATGAATTAGAGGGGATGAGTAAACAAGCTATTCTGCGAAATATCCAAACTTCTTTAAGGATTCTGCTGATTCATTTGATTAAGAACCAAGTAGAGCAGCAATTAACAAATTCTTGGGTAGCTTCTATTCGGAATTCACTTATAGAAATTAAGAAACTCAATCTCAAAGACAATAAAAAATCCTATTATATCAATTTAAACGAATGGGATACTTATATTGAAGATGAAATAGAAGTAGCAGTGCCTGATGCTAGTGTGGAAGTTTTGAATGGAATTTACAATGAATTCCAACTTACTGAAATGGTAGATAGAAACCAAATTATTCAGATTACTTTAAAGTTTTTGGGGCTAACTTATTCTTATTCAGTTAAGGAGTTACCCGCAGTTGTGGCTGAAACTTTAACTCAGCTACCCGGTGGAGAAGATTGGAAAGCAGGTAGGCGGTAA
- a CDS encoding NYN domain-containing protein, protein MPHANQSSKKQTSQKLPLVSIYWDYQNAKLSPSQVKSLLDLAQCKGRVISINVYYNSQREDQAAVKDDLGNLGFNCVNVPCPLKNSADNQLIADCLEEIHSNMSPDKIMLVSGDGDFVKLVQNLQKLGKQAIILAEIGNVKQKLKELADEFYFLDDLPQLISDNNQPPIISVVSQINYNEAIEYLIKAINTALSQGKPTVFGHIDKLMRHLCAKYQGCSSIYTSDGKKFKNFSQFIDVAVKDGKVRKQNQELFLTELDILTA, encoded by the coding sequence ATGCCACACGCTAATCAATCTTCCAAAAAACAAACAAGCCAGAAGCTACCTCTAGTTTCCATTTATTGGGATTATCAAAACGCTAAATTAAGTCCATCTCAGGTTAAATCATTGCTGGATTTAGCCCAATGCAAAGGGCGTGTAATTAGCATAAATGTCTACTACAATTCACAACGTGAAGATCAAGCTGCTGTAAAGGATGATTTAGGCAATCTTGGTTTTAACTGTGTTAATGTTCCCTGTCCTTTAAAAAATAGTGCAGATAACCAATTAATAGCTGATTGCTTAGAGGAGATTCACAGTAATATGTCTCCAGATAAAATTATGCTTGTATCAGGAGATGGAGACTTTGTAAAATTGGTTCAGAATCTGCAAAAATTAGGAAAACAAGCTATCATCCTTGCTGAAATAGGTAATGTAAAACAAAAGCTTAAAGAATTGGCTGATGAATTTTACTTTTTAGATGATTTACCCCAATTAATTAGTGATAATAATCAGCCTCCAATTATTTCTGTTGTGTCCCAAATTAATTACAATGAGGCTATAGAGTATCTAATTAAAGCTATTAACACTGCCTTAAGCCAAGGTAAACCTACCGTATTTGGTCACATTGATAAATTGATGCGTCATCTTTGTGCTAAATATCAAGGATGCTCATCTATTTATACATCTGATGGCAAAAAATTTAAGAATTTTAGCCAGTTTATTGATGTTGCTGTAAAGGATGGCAAAGTCCGAAAGCAAAATCAGGAGTTATTTTTAACTGAGTTAGATATACTAACTGCCTAA
- the ntrB gene encoding nitrate ABC transporter permease, which yields MIFQLNLAAIAAIAGQAAWKKAKPVILRDVFFLPVLGFLGIIVLWWIVALANHELMPTPPEALVANLDYILNPFYQRGPGNLGIGWLLIASLRRVLLGFLLGAVVAIPLGFLIGMSRPAMLALNPLIQIFKPVSPLAWLPIALAIFNLADPSAIFVIFITSLWPTIINTALGVSSVPKDYLDVARVLEMPRWRRITKIIWPASLPYIFTGLRISLGIAWLVIVAVEMLTGGIGIGFFVWDEWSRLNLSSVFLAVLIIGLTGLILDYAVGKIQELVTRRPTASN from the coding sequence ATGATATTTCAACTAAATTTGGCTGCGATCGCAGCGATCGCTGGGCAAGCTGCTTGGAAAAAGGCAAAACCTGTCATCCTTAGAGATGTCTTCTTTCTACCTGTGTTGGGCTTCTTGGGAATAATTGTGTTGTGGTGGATTGTTGCACTTGCCAACCATGAATTGATGCCCACCCCACCAGAAGCGCTAGTTGCTAATCTAGACTACATCTTAAATCCCTTTTATCAAAGAGGCCCCGGCAACTTGGGAATTGGTTGGTTGTTGATAGCAAGTCTGCGCCGGGTATTACTGGGCTTTTTATTAGGTGCAGTAGTAGCGATTCCTCTGGGGTTTCTAATTGGCATGTCCAGACCGGCAATGCTAGCACTCAATCCGCTCATTCAAATTTTTAAACCCGTATCGCCCCTAGCTTGGCTGCCCATCGCCTTAGCAATTTTCAATTTAGCAGATCCTTCCGCTATTTTTGTCATCTTTATTACCTCCTTATGGCCGACAATTATTAATACCGCCTTAGGAGTTTCTAGCGTTCCCAAAGATTATTTAGATGTGGCACGAGTGCTAGAAATGCCCCGTTGGCGACGAATTACAAAAATCATCTGGCCTGCAAGTTTGCCGTATATTTTTACAGGTTTACGAATTAGTTTAGGGATTGCTTGGCTAGTAATCGTTGCTGTGGAAATGCTTACAGGCGGTATTGGGATCGGCTTTTTTGTCTGGGATGAATGGAGTCGCTTAAACCTGAGTTCAGTCTTTTTAGCTGTGTTGATAATTGGCTTAACTGGGTTAATTCTAGATTACGCCGTGGGCAAAATCCAAGAATTAGTAACTCGCCGCCCTACAGCTTCTAACTGA